The Bryobacteraceae bacterium genomic sequence CGTTGAAACAAGGCAGAAGCATTGTGTTTTATAGCGCCGGGCCGGGCGCGGAGCGCGTGGACGGCATCGACCGGCAGGACCTGGCTGTGCGAACGGGGCGGCTATTGCGGCGGGTGCTGGACGAGACGGGCGTGAAACGGGCCGTGGTGGCGGGCGGCGACACGTCGAGCCACGCGGGCGCGCAGTTGGGCATCGACGCGGTGACGTTCCTCGCGCCGGTGGCGCCGGGCGCGCCGTTGTGCAAGGCGTGGGGCGCGGCTGGGGGCGTGGATCTCGAGATCGTATTCAAAGGCGGGCAGATCGGCGGACCGGATTTCTTTGCAGCCGTGCGCAACGGCGGAAAGCTTTGAGGAGACGACCATGAAGACGATAGCTCTGTTCGGAGCGGGCGGTAAGATGGGCCTCCGGCTCTCGGCGAATCTCGCAGGTTCGCCCTACGAAGTGCGGCACGTGGAGCCGGGCGCGCGGGGACGCGAAGCGCTGGCGGGCCGCGGGTTGGCCGCGGTGGAACCCGCCGACGCGCTCAAAGGCGCCGAAGCGGTGATCCTGGCGGTTCCGGACAACCGGATTCAGGCGGTGATGGCGTCGATCGAGCGGCAGCTTGCGCCGGGCACGATGGTGATTTTGCTCGATGTGGCGGCGGCCTACGCGGGGCTGCTTCCGGAGAATCCGAAGCTGACCTATTTCGTGACGCATCCGTGCCATCCGCCGATCTTCAGCGACGAGACCGATCCGAAGGCCCAGCGCGATTTCTTCGGCGGCGAGTTCGCCAAGCAGAACATCGTCTGCTGCCTGATGCAGGGCCCGGAGGAGCACTACGCCGAGGGCGAGGCGATCGCGCGCACGATTTACCGGCCGGTGATGAAGTCGCACCGGTGCAACGTGGCGCAGATGGCAATCCTCGAGCCAGTGCTTTCCGAGACCGTGCTGGGCACATGCCTGACGATACTCGCCGAGGCCACGCAGGAAGCGGCCGACCGGGGCGTCCCGTACGAGGCGGCGCGCGATTTCCTCCTGGGGCATATGAAGGTGGAACTGGCGATCGTATTCAAGGAGAAAGAAGGAGCGGTGTTCTCCGATGGGGCGTTGAAGGCGATCGCCCGGGCGAAGCCGGTGCTGTTCCAGCCCGATTGGAAGCGCGTGTTCGACGCCGACGCCATCGCCGAGAGCGTCGCTCATATTACGAAAACGGAGTAAGAAGCCATGCAGACGCTAGGAATGATCCATACGAGTCCGGTGCTGATTCCGGCGTTCACCTCGCTGGCGGGCGAACTGACGCCGGAGGCGCGGGTGTTCCACATGGTGGACGAGTCTCTGATCAAGAACACGATCGCCGATGGTTCGATGTCGCGGGCAACGGCGCGGCGCGTGTACCGGATGATTGAGTCGGCAGGCGACGCCGGCGCGGACGTGATCCTCGTCACCTGCTCATCGATCGGCGCGGCGGTGGCTCTGGCAAGACCGTTCATGGACGTCCCGGTGGTTCGGATCGACGAAGCGATGGCGGAGCAGGCGGTGACGCTCGGCTCGCGCGTCGGGGTGGCGGCGACGCTATCGACGACCCTCGGGCCAACACTCGATCTACTCGAGGCCACGGCCGCGGCCGCGGGCAGGAGCGTCGAGTTGACGCCGTGCCTGTGCGAGGGCGCGTTCGAAGCCGTAGTGGCGGGCGACACCGCGACTCATGACCGGTTACTCAGCGCGGCGCTCGCCGACTTAGTAACCAAAGTTGACGCAGTGGTGCTGGCGCAGGCATCGATGGCGCGCGTGGCCGATGCGATGCCGGCGGGAGCGGCGCCGATTCTTTCGAGTCCGCGACTGGCTATGGAGCGGGTGCGGGTCCTGATGGCGTAACGGGGCGGTAGGTGGCGGCAAAGTCGCCGGGATAGCGCGCGCCGCCGAGCGGCTTGGGTCCCCGGAGCGTGACAGGGAACCCGCCTTTGGGCCGCAGTTCATACCGGTAGAGCCGTGCGGCATCGAGCCGCGTACCGGGCAGAACCTCGTAGCGGATGTCGATCGGACCGGAGGCGTCGAAGACCAGACCGCGAAAGAACGGGTCGGCGGTCCCGACACGGAACGTCCCGCGGACCCAGGAAAGCGGATTCGCATCGACGACGTGTTCCACCGCGCCCCAATGTTCGAACGCGCGTGAAGACGGGCGTTCCGGGCGCAGCCAACGATCGAGAAAGTCGAAAGCGGCGATGCCGTGGATTTCGTGGATGCCGATGAACCGGTCGCGCACGAAGCGGTCTTCGGCGCGCCAAGCCTTGGCGAAGGCGTCGACCTCGGCCCATGCGCGTTCGTGCCAGGCTGGGAACGTAGTGCCGTCGTCGCGCGCGAACTCCACCATCACCGGGCGCGGCCAGAACGCAGCGATCAGTTCGGTGTGCGTCAGGCGGTTAAGAACGTTCCAATTAAAGAAGTCCTCGTCGGGATGTTGCAAGTAGCTGGTGGACTGGGATTCGTTGGTGATCTTCGAGGTCCAGTCGTTGAAATGGCCGGAGACGACAGTGGCCTTGATGCGAGGCTCGAGCGGCGCCATCCAGATGGCCGAGTAACCTCCGTAGGAGAGCCCGTAGTAACCGATGCGGGCGGGGTCGACTTCCGGGAGCGATTGCAGGAAATCGATGGCGCGGCGAAGCTTGGCGACTTCCACGTTCGTACGCATGCGGCCGATGGAGTTGGCCATGCGGACGAGGTTATTGATCAATTGAGCCTGGGGGATCGGTACGTTCACGTACGGGGCGAAGACGACGTAGCCGTGCTCGGCGAGGCGGGCGGCGAAGCCGTGATAGGCGGCGTTCGGTTCCGGGCCTTGCAGCGTCAAGTCGTGCGGCTTGCCGCCGAGTCCGTGCTGAGCAACGACGGCGGGGGCCTGCTTGGCGCCATGCGGCACGAGCAGATGGCCGTAGAGTTCGACTCCGGGGAGCACGTCGACCAGGACCTCGTGGGCGGTGAAGCGATCCGTGCGGGCGATCCCCGTGACGCGCGCGTTGATGCCGGGCGCCGACGTGGGAATGGGGCCCATGAGCGCAAGCAGATCCGCGAGGAGCTTGGGCACGGCAGCTTGTGGCGTGGAAGCAGCCAGGGGATGGCGCGCGTGGCGGTTGGCGGCGGCGCGGGCGATGCGGGCGCGGAGGAATTCGTGGAGCGCGTTTTCGTGACGGCGCGCGCGTTCCTCGATCTGCGTCTTGCCGAGGGGCTGGCCGGCACGGATGTTCGCCGGGGCGAGGGCGAGCGCGGGAAGTTTGGATTCGGGCGCACCGCGGTTGGCGAAGACGGTCTGGTCCACTTCGGGCGGCGTTGCGTGGGCGACGGTCAACGTACGGAAGCGAGAATCGACGCGCGCGGCCCAGGCGGCGGTCCAGGCGCCATCGGCTTCGCCGTACAGGGATAACTCCGAAGGGCGGAGGTAACCTGCGAGGCCTCGCAGTTCAGTTACCTCAAGACCGGTAAGTGTTCGACCAGTTACAAAGGCGAGGCGGTGTAACTTCCGCCTTCCCTTTAAGTCGCCGGTGCGCGGGATTGGTATCGGCAGGCAAACGGAATTCCGTTGTGCGATGAGGCTGGCAAGCCACGGCGCCGGCTCCGAGCCAGGGGCGAGACCGGCCCACGCCTCCGCGGTGCGGTCTAAGGGACCGAGGGCGATGGTGAGCCGGCCGTTCGGGTTGGCGGGAGTGAGGAGCAGGGCGTGCGCCCGGTGGCCTGGTTCTACCTCGAGGCTGAGTTCTTCGATGCGCGCGTCCGGCCACACGGCGAGGAGGGTGCGCGTAGGGTTGCGAAGACGGGGTTCGGCCGCACCGAGATTCTCAACGGCCAAATGGGGTCCGGCAGCCGCGATCTCACGCGTGTAGTAATCGACGAGTTGCCGGTACTGGTCGGCGAAGACATCGGCGCGCAACGCAAACGGCGCGAGGAGCAGAAGGCAGCGAGCGGCGGTCATGGCTTCGGCGACGCGGCGCGAATCACGAAGTCGCGGGCGCGGAAGTAGAGTTCGGGATCCTCGGGGAATCCAGCAGCACACCAGGCGGGCACATCCTTGGCGCCGAGCGACTGCGCGATGCCGTTGCGGACTTCGGAGATCGTCCTTGTTTTCTCGAGCTCGCGCGCGAGGGCGACGTCCTGCGAGGCGTTGCGGCGGATGAGCGCGCGTTGCGTGAGTCCGGCCGGCGCGGCGGGCCGGCGACGGTCGCAGATATAGGCGGCGAGCGCGGCCCAAGCGGTATTGGCGGCGGGACTGCCGGCGGGCGCGAGTTCGCCGGCTTGCGGGAAGCCCTTGAGTACGGTTGCGCCGAGGACGCGGAGTTCCATCGGATAGATCACCCAGCGGTCCCCGGCCTGCATCTGCACCTCGTAGCGGATGCGGCGGATGGGTGTATCGGCGGGGACGAACACGTCGAGCAGGAAGACGCCGACGCCGGCCTCGAAGCGTTCGTAGATGGGCTGCTCGATGCGTTCGAGACGCTCCGGCAGGCCCTGTTCGTTGAAGAACTGGCGGTAGATGGCGGTCTTGACGAGGTGCTCGGGATTGGCGGTGACGTAGACGGTGACGCGGTCCGAGGGCGCGGCGCGAAGGACGAGGTTGAAGGTGGTGTGTCCGTTGCGGACGACGGCGGGGGAAAGGAGTTCGCGGACGGTTCCGGCGCGATCGGGCGCGGCAATGGAGCCGTTGGGGGCGGGGCGGCGGAACTCGGAGAGGACTTCGACCGATTGCGCGAAGGCGGCGGTGAGGGCGAGAGCGGCGGCCGGGATCGCGGCGGAGAGAGAACGGAACACCGTTTCAGTTTAGTGGGTGTGCGGGGATTCGGCGAAGTCGGGGTGGGTGGCGGCGTGGGTGGCGCCTTGCGCGATGTGCCGGCCTATCTATGCCAAGCGCAGGGCGGCTGACCGGCGGGCGGCGCTGCACAGAATGGCACGCGAGGCCTACGATGCCGGGCTCTACGAGCACGAGGCGATTCTGGAAGGCCGAGAAGACGAGTAGACGGCCGGATATGAAATGATGCCCCGTGGCGTTGCCGGGCGCATGCGTTCTGGTCCCGATGCCGCTCGCTGATCTGCGGTTGCGTTTGTCTGAGCCGGTGGCACTGTTCGAAGCCCGATGGTCCCCGGATAGAGCCAGCCGCAGGGAGGCGGCTGTGCGGGAATTCCTTCGTGATGCGCTAGTGACAGCTATGCCGCTGATCGGCCAAATGCGGAACCACCCCAAGGATCGTCACGTTCTGGCAGCGGCGGAGCACTGCGAGGCTGACTTCCTTTTCACTTTCAACCTCCGCGATTTTCCTGCGGATGCGGGCGCTGGACTACCGGCGGTTGTGGGGCGAGCGGAGTTCCTGCAAGGGCTCTGGCAAATGGATCCATCCGTAGTCGAGGAACGAATCCGGGCGCAAGCCGAGGCTATTGGGATTTCGCCAGAAACGTTGCCGGACAAGCTGGCGCGGTCGGTTGCGGGTTTCATTGAGGCGGCTCGCAGCCAAGGCTGATGATTTTGCAATGGCCACGAACCGTGATGTGGGTGAGGAGCAAGAGCGAGACGCCGCGAAGCGAGGAGCGTTCCGCGTTCGATGCCGTTTGGGCGGAAGCGGCAGGAAGGGGAGAGGAAAAAGGGGCAAGCTCATGCGCTGGATTGCTCGCCAGACACCGCCAGCGATCACGGAGTTGAAGCGGAGTCCCTACAAAAATCCCTACAGTCGAGCGAATTCGAAGGCGACAAGCGCAAGAGGAAGGGGCGTAAGCTACAGAAAAGAATTGGCTCCTCAGGTAGGACTCGAACCTACAACCCTTCGGTTAACAGCCGAATCTCAGCCTTTTGGCCCCTATTGGCCAGCTCTTGACGCTAGTTGCCGACTTGAGCGTAACCTCCTTTCCCCGCATGCAGTTGCAGCTTGCCTCGAGTTGCCTTCCGATGGTTGTTGTTGCCGGCGGTTGGTGCACAAGATAGGCAAGGAATAGGCAATCTCTCTGCTGCTTCCTTCGTCGTTGATCGAGCAAACCTCCCCGACGCCACCAATCCTTTGGATCGCAGGACGACATGCAAGGGATTGTGAAGCAACCGAGCAGTCGGACCAAGTGAGTTGCGTTGCGATACCAAATTGGGCGGTCTTGCCGAAAACGTATTGCACACAAGGCATTGTCAATTCGCGGGAGCGATGCTGTCGCGAGTCTGGCGGGAGGCACAACGGGGACCTGAACTTTGAAAAAAGCGCGGCTCTGTCGAGACGCCTACTGTGCAGCACTCCAGACCCGTCTCCAAGTTTCCAAAGGACTGCGCTTCTCTTCCGCGGGGATCGGAAGCCGACCTATTGTTTCGACATCGTGTACCAATCGCGTGCAAGATTGACGAGCAACCTATCATTTGATATATATTGAGAGTGGACGGGATAGAGATGACGGGAGGGCGAACCACAAATCTACTGCCAGGAGAGGATTACCCAGCCCAGATCAAGCGCCTCCGAGCTCGCCTCGGCCTCACGCAAGCCGCCCTGGCGGAGAGGCTTGGCGTTTCGTTTCCGACGATCAATCGATGGGAAAACGCGAAGTCCCGCCCATCCCAGCTCTCGTGGAGCCAGATTCTGAAGCTGGAGGGTGAGGAAGCTGCTGACGGCATCTCTGAGCCGGAACCCCCGGCGGGCGCTACCAAGCCGCCCATCCTGGATTTCACGGCAGCGTCGGATGTCGTCCGTACACTGGTCGAAGGCGAGCGCCTGTCTTTCGGGCACCTAGCCAATCCGGCCTTCGCAACCGAGATCGCCAGCATCGACCCTCTTCCACATCAGCGGATCGCCGTCTACGACCATATGTTAAAGCAGACCCGGCTGCGCTTCCTTCTCGCCGACGATGCTGGTGCGGGCAAAACGATTATGACCGGCCTCTACATTCGGGAGATGCTCTCGCGCCGCCTACTCAAGCGGGTCCTGATCGTACCTCCTGCTGGCCTCGTGGGGAACTGGCAGCGAGAACTCTCGACCCTATTCAGCCTTCAGTTCGACATTGTGAGCGGTAGTGACGCACGGGTCGGAAACCCGTTTGCCGGAACGTCGAGCAACCGACTGATCGTGAGCGTCGACACCTTAGCCGGGGACCGGATGTTCACTCGGCTTCAGGACCAAGATGTCGAGCCCTACGATATCGTGGTCTTCGACGAGGCTCACAAGCTCTCATGCGACCAGGGAGCGGACTTCCGCGTTCGTAAGACTGACCGCTACCGCTTGGCCGAAGCCATCGCGGGCGTTCACACAGGCGACGGCGCATGGCGGTTGCCATGGCACGCACATCATCTGCTTCTGTTGACAGCCACGCCCCACATGGGCAAAGACTATCCTTATTACGCTCTTTGGCGTCTGCTCGAACCCGAAGTGCTGACCACCATGGAGGCTTTCGATCAGTTTCCCATTAGTCATCGGAAGTTCCACTTCATCCGACGCACCAAGGAAGAGATGGTCAAACTGAGCGGCGAGCCGCTCTATCCACGGCGCATCGCCGATACCCTCGGCTTCGATCTAGCTCAGGGCGAGGTGAGCGAGCAACGGCTGTACGACGAAACGACCGAATACCTCCAGCACGTTTACAACAAGGCCAAGCTCCTGAACCAGTCGGCGGCTCGTTTGGCGATGGGCGTCTTCCAGCGCCGGCTCGCCAGTTCGACATATGCGTTGCTTCGCTCCTTCGAGCGGCGCATCGAGAAACTCGGCACCGTGATAGACGATGTGCAGGCCGGCCGGATCACCATGGAGCAACTTCAGACCTTTCAACGGAGGATCACCGAAGACGACGATGTCCTGGAATCGAAAACCGCGGACGACGAGAGTACGGAGAACGGTCAGGAAGAGAACGAAGTGGCCGAGGACAAGCTCCTGCAGGGCGTTATTGCTGCATCCCTTACGGACCTCGTAACAGAACAGCGGCAGGTCGAGCAGCTTCGCGATCTGGCCCAGCAGGTTCATGATCTCGGACAGGAGTCGAAGTTCGACAAGCTGCGCACGGTTATCACAGATCCCAAGTTTGCCGGCGAGAAGTTGATCGTCTTCACGGAGCATCGGGACACCTTAGACTTTCTCGTCCGTCGCCTCGGCGGCATGGGATACACGGGCCAGATCGCCACGATCCATGGCGGCATGCACTACACCGAGCGACAGGAACAAGTCGAACGGTTCCGCAAGCAATCCGGTGATGGCGGCGCGCGTTTCATGGTCTGCACCGATGCCGCGGCCGAGGGGATCAACCTCCAGTTCTGCTGGATCATGATTAACTACGACGTGCCATGGAACCCGGCCCGATTGGAGCAACGCATGGGCCGCATTCATCGCTATGGCCAGAAACACGATCCTGTCATCATTCTGAATCTCGTGGCGCCTTCGACGCGGGAAGGCCGCGTTCTCAAAACGCTGCTCGACAAGCTGGAGAAGATCCGCAAGCAGCTCAAGAGCGACAAAGTCTATGACAGCATCGGACGTATCTTCGCAGATGTGTCCATCAAGGCGTACATGGAGATGGCGGTGCTCGGTGACCCCGAACTCGCCGCAAGGGAACTAGACGGCCGCCTGACCAAGGAACAAGTACAGGCGCTTGTGGCGCGTGAGCGGCGC encodes the following:
- a CDS encoding phosphogluconate dehydrogenase C-terminal domain-containing protein, with amino-acid sequence MKTIALFGAGGKMGLRLSANLAGSPYEVRHVEPGARGREALAGRGLAAVEPADALKGAEAVILAVPDNRIQAVMASIERQLAPGTMVILLDVAAAYAGLLPENPKLTYFVTHPCHPPIFSDETDPKAQRDFFGGEFAKQNIVCCLMQGPEEHYAEGEAIARTIYRPVMKSHRCNVAQMAILEPVLSETVLGTCLTILAEATQEAADRGVPYEAARDFLLGHMKVELAIVFKEKEGAVFSDGALKAIARAKPVLFQPDWKRVFDADAIAESVAHITKTE
- a CDS encoding aspartate/glutamate racemase family protein translates to MQTLGMIHTSPVLIPAFTSLAGELTPEARVFHMVDESLIKNTIADGSMSRATARRVYRMIESAGDAGADVILVTCSSIGAAVALARPFMDVPVVRIDEAMAEQAVTLGSRVGVAATLSTTLGPTLDLLEATAAAAGRSVELTPCLCEGAFEAVVAGDTATHDRLLSAALADLVTKVDAVVLAQASMARVADAMPAGAAPILSSPRLAMERVRVLMA
- a CDS encoding dienelactone hydrolase family protein, giving the protein MTAARCLLLLAPFALRADVFADQYRQLVDYYTREIAAAGPHLAVENLGAAEPRLRNPTRTLLAVWPDARIEELSLEVEPGHRAHALLLTPANPNGRLTIALGPLDRTAEAWAGLAPGSEPAPWLASLIAQRNSVCLPIPIPRTGDLKGRRKLHRLAFVTGRTLTGLEVTELRGLAGYLRPSELSLYGEADGAWTAAWAARVDSRFRTLTVAHATPPEVDQTVFANRGAPESKLPALALAPANIRAGQPLGKTQIEERARRHENALHEFLRARIARAAANRHARHPLAASTPQAAVPKLLADLLALMGPIPTSAPGINARVTGIARTDRFTAHEVLVDVLPGVELYGHLLVPHGAKQAPAVVAQHGLGGKPHDLTLQGPEPNAAYHGFAARLAEHGYVVFAPYVNVPIPQAQLINNLVRMANSIGRMRTNVEVAKLRRAIDFLQSLPEVDPARIGYYGLSYGGYSAIWMAPLEPRIKATVVSGHFNDWTSKITNESQSTSYLQHPDEDFFNWNVLNRLTHTELIAAFWPRPVMVEFARDDGTTFPAWHERAWAEVDAFAKAWRAEDRFVRDRFIGIHEIHGIAAFDFLDRWLRPERPSSRAFEHWGAVEHVVDANPLSWVRGTFRVGTADPFFRGLVFDASGPIDIRYEVLPGTRLDAARLYRYELRPKGGFPVTLRGPKPLGGARYPGDFAATYRPVTPSGPAPAP
- a CDS encoding helicase-related protein, coding for MDGIEMTGGRTTNLLPGEDYPAQIKRLRARLGLTQAALAERLGVSFPTINRWENAKSRPSQLSWSQILKLEGEEAADGISEPEPPAGATKPPILDFTAASDVVRTLVEGERLSFGHLANPAFATEIASIDPLPHQRIAVYDHMLKQTRLRFLLADDAGAGKTIMTGLYIREMLSRRLLKRVLIVPPAGLVGNWQRELSTLFSLQFDIVSGSDARVGNPFAGTSSNRLIVSVDTLAGDRMFTRLQDQDVEPYDIVVFDEAHKLSCDQGADFRVRKTDRYRLAEAIAGVHTGDGAWRLPWHAHHLLLLTATPHMGKDYPYYALWRLLEPEVLTTMEAFDQFPISHRKFHFIRRTKEEMVKLSGEPLYPRRIADTLGFDLAQGEVSEQRLYDETTEYLQHVYNKAKLLNQSAARLAMGVFQRRLASSTYALLRSFERRIEKLGTVIDDVQAGRITMEQLQTFQRRITEDDDVLESKTADDESTENGQEENEVAEDKLLQGVIAASLTDLVTEQRQVEQLRDLAQQVHDLGQESKFDKLRTVITDPKFAGEKLIVFTEHRDTLDFLVRRLGGMGYTGQIATIHGGMHYTERQEQVERFRKQSGDGGARFMVCTDAAAEGINLQFCWIMINYDVPWNPARLEQRMGRIHRYGQKHDPVIILNLVAPSTREGRVLKTLLDKLEKIRKQLKSDKVYDSIGRIFADVSIKAYMEMAVLGDPELAARELDGRLTKEQVQALVARERRLFGDGGDVKTELPRLRESIEQETFFRLLPGYVRRFISSAASLVNIHVDGDLGGTFALRPIKKASVDPLLAALEVYPPHQRKSLSVVRPEDREACVWMHPGEPVFERFREIVRDQLGGQAIRGAVFVDPTAKKPYLFHLARLTVVRKGDSDIEELGQEETIECRLVGVRQVEGTEVSLCPVEHLLLLRGGHGLPPEAQRLAVVAKEHRDLAHAYLAERVARTMAVENRSRLLNTLEERETFLKRGFDFQEAELAVARAKLSPKARDGNKAAAQHLSEIKEQQRALSHRRDRALAILRREPELIVPGGVEFIAHALVVPSTDQADIERHQSHVEQIAIDLVRAFEEAAGAKVRFVHTPELARAAGLPDNPGFDVLSMRPTNDRRCIEVKGRASTGEIEVTDNEWARACNLRSDYWLYAVYHCATPTPQMVRVQDPFEKLLVRPFTKTQIVESVREVGGVRIAHAQVMEVGEV